Proteins from a single region of Drosophila biarmipes strain raj3 chromosome 3R, RU_DBia_V1.1, whole genome shotgun sequence:
- the LOC108026084 gene encoding uncharacterized protein LOC108026084: protein MSIKFNVNGFPYEVQAADYAPDTTLNSFLREHLHLTATKFMCLEGGCGSCICVIRRRHPVTQEVQSRAANSCLTLLNTCDQAEIFTDEGLGNRVSGYHSIQKRLAQMNGTQCGYCSPGFVMNMYGLLEQQRGQVSMSQVEDAFGGNLCRCTGYRPILDAMKSFAVDSTIEVPPECVDIEDSFELLCPRTGQSCKGSCSRPPLRDQGEGGSSWYWPKSLAELFSALGQVKNGEPYMLVAGNTAHGVYRRPKDIRHFIDVNVVPELKQYSIEADHVLLGGNVTLTDAMQVFLLAAKRPGFEYCAQLWQHFNLIANVPVRNNGTLAGNITIKKEHPEFPSDVFITFETLDVHVLVYEDPKSSKVMSLSSFLIDTTPMLVVGGFILKAYPKDNYLFGSYKILPRAQNVHAYVNSGFLIEWQDVQKKIVRSARICFGNISPSFVHAEKLENLLSGKDLYDPTTVAQIFQQLQASLQPEERPPEASPEYRQMLACSLLYKFLLATAPRERVTERYRTGGLLLERPLSSGSQSFETIKKNYPVTQPVQKLEGLIQCSGEATYMNDLLTTSNAVHCAFVTAKRVGATIEQIDPTAALQYKGVVAFYSAKDIPGVNNFVTLNLLTPEAEELFAAGRVKYYDQPLGVIAALTHDAAVHAATLVVVTYAKDQRRIYTNMNQVLAEKKADRIVCLKKPDLEPLEVPLAPGDVQGKGIIEMGSQYHFTMEPQTTIVVPLDDILQVYSATQWMDGTQGAIAQVLRVSVNSIQLQVRRVGGAYGVKETRCNFAACSAALVASKLKRPTRFVQTIESMMETIGKRWACRSDYEFRARANGSVIMLTNNYYQDAGCSLNENVVDFLTLPALKNVYNLNDSNLKAKGSAILTDAPSSTWCRAPGTTEGIAMTETMMEHIAFTAQLDPADVRLVNLDPGSKMVQLLPKFLQSTEYRKRREEIDQFNAQNRWRKRGLGLALMNFRLNTTIAFTYPATVAIYHEDGSVVISHGGIEIGQGVNTKAAQVAAQALGVPLEQVRVEASNTVSGANSMLTANSMTSEMVGLAVRKACDTLNQRLAPVKERLGPRATWMQVLKAAYLQSVFLIATESYKLGDIPNYNIFGLSLTELELDILTGNHLIRRVDILEDAGESLSPHIDVGQVEGAFVMGLGYYLTEQLVYDRQTGRILTNRTWNYHPPGAKDIPIDFRIELLQKSPNPVGFMRSKATGEPALCLAVGVLFAMQHAIQSARKDAGLPREWVRLGAPTTPETVVLNSGSQVEAFAL from the exons ATGAGCATCAAATTCAACGTGAACGGATTTCCGTACGAGGTGCAGGCGGCGGACTACGCCCCGGATACCACCCTCAACTCCTTCCTCCGGGAGCACCTGCATCTGACGGCCACCAAATTCATGTGCCTGGAGGGTGGATGCGGCTCCTGCATCTGCGTCATCCGCAGACGCCACCCGGTCACCCAGGAGGTCCAGTCCCGGGCAGCCAACTCG TGTCTGACGCTGCTCAATACGTGTGATCAAGCAGAGATCTTTACTGATGAGGGACTCGGCAACCGAGTGAGCGGCTACCATTCCATTCAAAAGCGCCTAGCTCAGATGAACGGCACCCAGTGCGGCTACTGCTCGCCAGGATTCGTGATGAACATGTACGGATTGCTGGAACAGCAACGCGGGCAGGTGAGCATGTCCCAGGTGGAGGATGCCTTTGGGGGAAACCTCTGTCGTTGCACTGGCTACCGACCCATCCTGGATGCCATGAAGTCCTTCGCAGTGGACAGCACCATAGAGGTTCCCCCCGAGTGCGTAGACATTGAGGACTCCTTCGAGCTTCTCTGCCCTCGGACAGGTCAATCCTGCAAGGGCAGCTGCTCGAGACCTCCTCTGAGGGATCAAGGTGAGGGAGGAAGCTCCTGGTACTGGCCCAAGTCGCTGGCAGAGCTCTTCTCGGCCCTTGGTCAGGTGAAGAATGGAGAACCCTATATGCTGGTTGCTGGCAACACTGCCCATGGAGTCTACCGGCGACCCAAGGACATCCGACACTTCATCGACGTGAACGTGGTGCCCGAGCTGAAGCAATACAGCATCGAGGCGGATCACGTGCTTCTCGGTGGGAATGTCACTCTAACGGATGCCATGCAGGTGTTCCTGCTAGCCGCCAAGAGGCCCGGATTCGAGTATTGCGCCCAGTTGTGGCAGCACTTCAACCTGATTGCCAATGTGCCGGTGCGAAAT AACGGCACCCTGGCAGGCAATATTACCATTAAAAAGGAGCACCCCGAATTTCCCTCCGATGTTTTCATCACATTCGAGACTTTGGATGTGCATGTCCTTGTCTACGAAGACCCTAAAAGTAGCAAGGTTATGAGTCTGTCGTCTTTCCTCATCGACACCACTCCTATGCTGGTAGTGGGTGGCTTTATCTTGAAAGCCTATCCTAAGGATAATTACCTTTTCGGATCGTATAAG ATTTTGCCGAGGGCGCAGAATGTTCATGCTTATGTGAATTCAGGTTTTCTGATTGAATGGCAAGATGttcagaaaaaaattgttcgCTCTGCACGCATTTGTTTCGGAAACATCTCGCCAAGTTTCGTTCACGCTGAGAAGCTAGAGAATCTTCTTTCAGGCAAGGATCTTTACGATCCCACCACAGTTGCACAGATCTTCCAGCAACTTCAAGCTAGCCTTCAACCCGAGGAGCGGCCACCTGAAGCCTCTCCGGAGTATCGTCAGATGCTGGCCTGCTCCTTGCTCTACAAGTTCCTGCTGGCCACCGCACCCAGGGAGCGGGTTACAGAAAGATATCGAACTGGAGGTTTACTTTTGGAGAGACCTCTATCCTCGGGCAGCCAATCCTTTGAGACCATCAAGAAGAACTACCCGGTCACTCAACCAGTGCAGAAGTTAGAAG GTCTCATCCAATGTTCTGGAGAGGCCACTTATATGAACGACCTGCTGACCACCTCGAATGCCGTGCACTGTGCCTTTGTGACCGCAAAGCGAGTTGGAGCCACCATCGAGCAGATAGATCCTACAGCTGCCCTTCAGTACAAAGGCGTGGTGGCCTTCTATTCGGCTAAGGATATTCCAGGAGTAAACAACTTCGTCACTCTGAATCTATTGACCCCCGAAGCCGAGGAATTATTTGCCGCTGGAAGGGTCAAGTACTACGACCAGCCATTGGGAGTGATTGCTGCCCTAACCCATGATGCTGCTGTCCACGCTGCCACTTTGGTGGTGGTCACATACGCCAAGGATCAGCGAAGGATCTACACAAATATGAATCAAGTGCTGGCCGAAAAGAAAGCCGATCGTATCGTGTGCTTAAAGAAGCCGGACCTCGAACCTCTGGAAGTACCCCTTGCCCCGGGCGATGTTCAAGGAAAGGGCATTATTGAAATGGGATCCCAGTATCACTTCACCATGGAGCCGCAAACGACGATAGTCGTGCCATTGGATGACATCCTCCAGGTGTATTCTGCTACCCAGTGGATGGATGGCACCCAGGGAGCCATTGCCCAGGTGCTTCGTGTGAGCGTGAACTCCATTCAGCTCCAAGTAAGACGGGTTGGAGGAGCTTATGGTGTTAAGGAAACAAGATGCAATTTCGCGGCTTGTTCCGCCGCCCTGGTAGCCTCCAAATTGAAGCGCCCCACTAGGTTTGTGCAGACCATCGAGTCCATGATGGAAACCATTGGCAAACGATGGGCTTGTCGCTCGGATTACGAGTTCCGAGCGAGGGCCAATGGATCTGTCATCATGTTGACCAACAACTACTACCAGGATGCTGGCTGTAGTCTTAACGAGAATGTCGTGGACTTTTTGACCCTGCCAGCCCTCAAAAACGTGTACAACTTGAATGACTCTAACCTGAAAGCGAAGGGCAGTGCCATCCTAACAGATGCACCCAGTTCGACTTGGTGTCGTGCTCCTGGAACAACAGAAG GCATTGCAATGACGGAGACCATGATGGAGCATATAGCTTTTACCGCCCAGCTGGATCCAGCAGATGTTCGTCTAGTTAATCTGGATCCGGGTAGTAAAATGGTGCAGTTGTTGCCAAAGTTTCTGCAATCCACAGAGTACCGAAAAAGACGAGAGGAAATTGATCAATTTAACGCCCAAAACCGATGGCGCAAACGAGGTCTGGGATTGGCTCTAATGAATTTCAGACTGAACACCACCATTGCTTTTACCTACCCCGCCACAGTGGCCATTTACCATGAGGACGGATCGGTGGTCATCTCGCATGGAGGAATAGAGATCGGTCAGGGAGTGAACACCAAGGCGGCTCAGGTGGCTGCCCAAGCGCTCGGGGTTCCCTTGGAACAAGTGCGAGTGGAAGCTAGCAACACGGTCAGTGGAGCCAACTCCATGTTGACTGCCAACTCGATGACCAGCGAGATGGTCGGATTGGCGGTAAGGAAAGCTTGTGACACTCTGAACCAGCGACTGGCTCCGGTCAAGGAGCGACTAGGTCCTCGTGCCACCTGGATGCAGGTGCTCAAGGCGGCCTACTTGCAGTCCGTATTCCTAATCGCCACGGAATCGTATAAGTTGGGTGACATACCTAACTACAACATCTTCGGCCTAAGTCTCACCGAACTGGAGCTGGACATTCTGACGGGCAACCATCTGATCCGCCGGGTGGATATCCTGGAGGATGCCGGGGAGAGCCTGAGTCCACACATCGATGTAGGTCAAGTGGAGGGCGCCTTTGTAATGGGCCTGGGCTACTATCTCACGGAGCAGCTAGTCTACGATCGTCAGACCGGACGAATCCTGACGAACCGTACCTGGAACTACCATCCTCCTGGGGCCAAGGACATCCCGATCGACTTTCGCATCGAGCTGCTGCAGAAGAGTCCCAATCCCGTGGGATTCATGCGGTCCAAGGCTACGGGGGAACCAGCTTTGTGCCTGGCTGTCGGAGTGCTCTTCGCCATGCAGCACGCCATACAGTCGGCCAGGAAGGATGCGGGTCTTCCCAGAGAGTGGGTGCGCTTGGGGGCGCCTACTACGCCGGAGACGGTGGTCCTGAACTCCGGAAGCCAAGTGGAAGCATTCGCTTTGTAA
- the LOC108026076 gene encoding tablysin 15, which produces MELSWLNFVMLLKWFHLGWGEFIDLCELPYCGANNLACNNPSKYSVMCPPNARTLSMSRYRNGLLNAFNEFRNYTASGKQKYLKGAAARMCRLSYSTDLEDLARMAVITCSAHKFCLSSPEFYYIGTSLGSTYYLGGLNDYEDLELMLRTIQDWTKYADYINMKMALYMPSTLHKSGAAKALLLMTDRNTHVGCSAMRFTVNSVHNFIFVCAFSTDIFVERPIYRMSSKPGSACRRLDPIYSALCAVGENYDNNKPLPNARVFQLPLDLSKGRQSYVPAT; this is translated from the exons ATGGAGCTAAGCTGGTTGAATTTCGTAATGCTGCTGAAATGGTTTCACCTTGGATGGGGCGAGTTTATAGACCTTTGCGAGCTGCCCTACTGCGGAGCCAATAATTTAGCCTGCAATAATCCATCT AAATACAGTGTCATGTGTCCGCCAAATGCCAGGACTCTCTCCATGTCGAGGTACCGAAATGGCCTGCTCAACGCCTTCAATGAGTTTCGCAACTATACGGCCAGTGGAAAGCAAAAGTATCTCAAAGGAGCTGCTGCACGCATGTGCCGATTGAGTTACTCTACGGATCTGGAGGACCTAGCCCGAATGGCGGTCATCACGTGCTCCGCACACAAGTTCTGCCTGAGCTCACCGGAGTTCTACTATATAGGCACCAGCCTAGGATCCACTTACTACCTGGGTGGTTTAAATGACTACGAGGATCTGGAACTGATGCTGAGAACCATCCAGGACTGGACCAAATATGCGGATTATatcaacatgaaaatggctCTCTATATGCCGAGTACTTTGCATAAAAG TGGAGCTGCAAAAGCCTTACTCCTGATGACAGATCGGAACACCCACGTGGGCTGCTCGGCAATGCGATTCACCGTGAACTCCGTCCACAACTTCATCTTCGTGTGCGCCTTTAGTACGGACATTTTCGTGGAGCGACCCATTTACCGGATGTCAAGTAAACCGGGAAGTGCCTGTAGGCGGTTGGATCCCATCTATTCAGCACTCTGTGCCGTTGGCGAGAACTACGACAACAATAAGCCCCTGCCCAATGCAAGGGTCTTCCAGTTGCCCCTCGACCTATCCAAGGGTCGACAGTCTTATGTTCCTGCCACATAG
- the LOC108026311 gene encoding uncharacterized protein LOC108026311, which translates to MAGRITINGTSHEVNLAAMPADISLNTFIREYAGLTGTKFMCQEGGCGVCVCTLSGLHPDTGEPRTWAVNSCLTLLNTCLGLEVTTTEGLGNKRTGYHAIQQRLAKMNGTQCGYCSPGIVMNMYGLLKSKGGKVTMAEVENSFGGNICRCTGYRPILDAMKSFAVDSNIQVPAECIDIEDLSTKQCPKTGQTCSGSCKKQQPKGSQLYPDGSRWSWPENLGDLFGALQGAVKEKLPYMLVAGNTAHGVYRRSPDIRAYIDVSGLAELKGHSLSSDKSSLTLGGNLSLSETMELCRQLEKTKGFEYLSQVWQHLDWIANVPVRNAGTLAGNLAIKHAHPEFPSDVFIVLEALDARVIVQEAVDKQETVSLASYLGSSMEGKIIRGVVLSAYPKERFAFDSYKIMPRAQNAHAYVNAAFLVEFSGDSTVKSSRICFGGIHPEFVHAAAIEQLIQEKNLFENGLVEKAFEQLSTLLQPDAVLPDASPAYRRKLACGLFYKFLLKTAAERKQGLASRFVSGGSILKRPVSSGQQSFETFQEHYPVTKATEKHEGLIQCSGEATYANDLPTQHNQLWAAFVTAKKVGAKVTKVDPQPALDLPGVVTYLDAKDIPGPNYIGPKVRDEFFFAQEEELFATGEIKFFGQPVGLILATSNSLANRAAELVKLSYEGGAEEVLPSLKHVLDKVGSEAGSNKRLEQKVKSTIDVLELEEPFDVSSSGQLDMGLQYHYYMEPQTTVVLPFEGGLQVYAATQWMDLTQDVIANVLNVKSNEVQVKTRRIGGGYGGKATRGNLAAAAAALAAHKLNRPIRFVQSLESIMTTLGKRWAFHCDYDFFVQKSGKISGIVNRFYEDAGYLSNESPIGHTVLLSKNCYEFSDNYKLDGFLVYTDSPSNTPCRAPGSVEGIAMIENMIEHIAFETGLDPVDVRYANMLPAHKMGEMMPRFLESTKYKERRAAVIAHNKENRWHKRGLGLCIMEYQIGYFGQFPATVAIYHSDGTVVVSHGGIEMGQGMNTKISQVVGHTLGIPMEQVRIEASDTINGANSMVTGGAVGSETLCFAVRKACETLNQRLEPLKEELKPQNWQDLITEAYNRKINLIASDQCKQGDMDPYSVCGLCLTEVELDVLTGNYIVGRVDILEDTGESLNPNVDIGQIEGAFMMGLGYWTSEQIVADPQTGECLTNRTWTYKPPGAKDIPTDLRIELLPKSPNKAGFMRSKATGEPAICLSIAVAFALQQALQSARDDAGVPKAWVTLAAPMTPEYLVLHAGTEPSQFKLN; encoded by the exons ATGGCTGGAAGAATTACAATCAACGGCACTAGCCATGAAG TTAATCTGGCTGCTATGCCGGCGGATATCTCGCTGAACACCTTCATCCGGGAGTACGCCGGTCTGACGGGCACCAAGTTCATGTGTCAGGAGGGCGGATGCGGCGTCTGCGTCTGCACCCTGAGCGGACTGCATCCGGACACCGGGGAGCCGCGCACCTGGGCGGTCAACTCGTGTCTCACCCTGCTGAACACCTGCCTGGGCCTGGAGGTGACCACCACGGAGGGATTGGGCAACAAGCGGACCGGCTACCATGCCATCCAGCAGCGACTGGCCAAGATGAACGGCACCCAGTGCGGCTACTGCTCGCCGGGAATCGTGATGAACATGTACGGCCTGCTGAAGTCCAAGGGCGGCAAGGTGACCATGGCGGAGGTGGAGAACTCCTTTGGCGGCAACATCTGTCGCTGCACTGGCTATCGCCCCATCCTGGATGCCATGAAGTCCTTTGCGGTGGACAGCAACATCCAGGTGCCGGCCGAGTGCATTGACATCGAGGATCTGAGCACCAAGCAGTGCCCCAAGACAGGTCAAACTTGCTCGGGAAGCTGCAAGAAGCAGCAGCCCAAGGGCAGCCAACTGTATCCGGATGGCAGTCGCTGGAGCTGGCCAGAGAATCTGGGGGATCTGTTTGGCGCCCTGCAGGGAGCGGTCAAGGAGAAGTTACCCTACATGCTGGTGGCTGGCAACACAGCTCATGGAGTCTACAGACGTAGTCCCGACATCAGGGCATACATCGATGTGTCCGGCTTGGCGGAGCTCAAGGGTCACAGCCTGAGCTCGGATAAGTCTTCCCTCACCCTGGGAGGCAACCTGAGCCTCAGCGAAACCATGGAGCTGTGCCGCCAGTTGGAGAAGACCAAGGGCTTCGAGTACCTGTCCCAGGTGTGGCAACATCTCGATTGGATCGCCAACGTTCCAGTGCGCAAT GCCGGCACCTTGGCTGGCAACCTGGCCATCAAGCATGCCCACCCGGAGTTCCCCTCGGATGTGTTCATCGTCCTGGAGGCCCTCGATGCCCGTGTGATTGTCCAGGAGGCGGTGGACAAGCAGGAGACTGTGAGCCTGGCCAGCTATCTCGGATCCTCCATGGAGGGAAAGATTATTCGTGGCGTGGTGCTATCTGCTTATCCCAAGGAGCGTTTTGCATTTGATTCCTATAAG ATCATGCCCCGTGCCCAGAATGCCCATGCCTATGTAAATGCTGCCTTCCTCGTGGAATTTTCTGGAGACTCCACGGTGAAGTCATCTCGCATTTGCTTTGGTGGAATCCATCCAGAATTTGTGCATGCCGCGGCCATTGAGCAGTTGATCCAGGAAAAGAATCTTTTCGAGAATGGATTGGTGGAGAAGGCCTTCGAACAACTCTCCACGCTGCTCCAACCCGATGCAGTCCTTCCAGATGCCTCTCCAGCGTATCGTCGCAAGTTGGCCTGCGGACTCTTCTACAAGTTCCTCTTGAAAACAGCAGCTGAGAGGAAGCAGGGCTTGGCCAGTCGATTTGTGTCAGGAGGTTCTATCCTCAAACGCCCCGTGTCCAGTGGCCAGCAGAGCTTCGAGACCTTCCAGGAGCACTACCCAGTGACCAAGGCCACGGAGAAGCACGAGGGTTTGATCCAGTGCTCCGGTGAAGCCACCTACGCCAACGACTTACCCACCCAGCACAACCAGTTGTGGGCTGCCTTTGTGACCGCCAAGAAGGTGGGTGCCAAGGTGACCAAAGTGGATCCGCAGCCAGCTCTGGATCTGCCCGGTGTGGTGACCTACCTGGATGCCAAGGACATTCCGGGACCAAACTACATTGGGCCCAAGGTCAGGGATGAATTCTTCTTTGCGCAGGAAGAGGAGCTCTTCGCCACCGGGGAGATTAAATTCTTTGGCCAGCCCGTGGGCCTGATTCTAGCCACCTCCAATTCTCTGGCCAATCGGGCTGCAGAGTTGGTGAAGCTGAGCTACGAGGGAGGAGCAGAGGAGGTCCTGCCCAGCTTGAAGCATGTGCTGGACAAGGTTGGATCTGAGGCTGGCAGTAATAAGAGATTGGAGCAGAAGGTCAAGTCCACCATCGATGTCCTGGAGTTGGAGGAACCCTTCGATGTGAGCTCTTCCGGTCAGCTGGACATGGGTCTGCAGTACCACTACTACATGGAACCCCAGACCACAGTGGTGCTGCCATTTGAGGGTGGTTTGCAGGTGTACGCGGCCACCCAGTGGATGGACCTCACCCAGGATGTCATCGCCAATGTCCTGAATGTCAAGAGCAACGAAGTCCAGGTGAAGACGCGTCGCATTGGTGGCGGATACGGTGGCAAGGCCACTAGAGGCAACTTGGCGGCCGCCGCAGCTGCTTTGGCTGCCCACAAACTAAACCGACCCATTAGATTCGTCCAATCCCTGGAGTCCATCATGACTACACTGGGCAAGCGATGGGCCTTCCACTGCGACTACGACTTCTTTGTCCAGAAATCCGGAAAGATCTCCGGCATTGTGAACAGATTCTATGAGGATGCTGGGTATCTATCCAACGAGTCTCCCATTGGCCACACTGTGTTGCTCTCCAAGAATTGCTACGAGTTCAGTGATAACTACAAGCTGGATGGCTTCCTGGTCTACACGGATTCCCCCTCGAACACTCCCTGCCGTGCTCCTGGCTCCGTGGAAGGCATCGCCATGATCGAGAACATGATCGAACACATTGCCTTCGAAACCGGACTGGATCCTGTGGATGTGCGCTATGCCAACATGCTGCCGGCTCACAAGATGGGAGAGATGATGCCCAGGTTCCTGGAGAGTACCAAGTACAAGGAACGCAGGGCGGCGGTGATCGCCCACAACAAGGAGAACCGCTGGCACAAACGAGGATTAGGACTGTGCATCATGGAGTACCAGATTGGATACTTTGGGCAGTTCCCCGCCACAGTGGCTATTTACCACAGTGATGGCACCGTGGTCGTCTCCCACGGAGGCATTGAAATGGGACAAG GCATGAACACCAAGATCTCGCAGGTGGTGGGTCACACTTTGGGCATTCCCATGGAGCAGGTGCGCATCGAGGCCAGTGATACCATCAATGGAGCCAACTCCATGGTCACTGGAGGAGCGGTGGGTAGTGAAACCCTCTGCTTTGCCGTACGCAAGGCCTGCGAGACCCTCAACCAGCGGTTGGAACCTCTGAAGGAGGAGCTTAAGCCCCAGAATTGGCAGGACCTCATCACGGAGGCTTACAACAGGAAGATCAACCTCATAGCCAGCGATCAGTGCAAACAGGGCGACATGGATCCCTACTCCGTGTGTGGCCTGTGCCTCACCGAAGTGGAGTTGGATGTCCTGACGGGCAACTACATTGTGGGTCGAGTAGACATCCTGGAGGACACCGGCGAGAGTCTGAACCCCAATGTGGACATTGGCCAGATCGAAGGCGCCTTCATGATGGGATTGGGGTACTGGACCAGCGAACAAATTGTGGCAGATCCCCAGACAGGCGAGTGCCTCACGAACCGCACCTGGACGTATAAGCCGCCAGGAGCAAAGGATATACCCACGGATCTGCGCATTGAGCTGCTGCCCAAGAGTCCTAATAAGGCGGGCTTCATGAGGTCCAAGG CCACTGGAGAACCAGCCATCTGTCTGTCCATCGCCGTGGCCTTTGCCCTGCAGCAGGCTCTACAATCAGCTCGCGATGACGCTGGCGTTCCAAAGGCCTGGGTGACCCTCGCCGCCCCGATGACCCCCGAGTACCTGGTCCTCCACGCGGGTACCGAGCCCAGCCAGTTCAAGCTGAACTAA